From a region of the Rouxiella sp. S1S-2 genome:
- the pepA gene encoding leucyl aminopeptidase — protein MEFSVKSGSPEKQRSACIVVGVFEPRRLSPMAEQLDKISNGYISALLRRGELEGKVGQTLFLHHVPNILSERILLVGCGKERELDERQYKQVIQKTINALNETGSMEAVCFLTELHVKGRNTYWKVRQAVETSKESLYTFDQLKTNRVEPRRPLRKMVFNVPTRRELNSGDRAIAHGLAISYGVKAAKDLGNMPPNICNAAYLASQARQLADAFSSNITTRVIGEQQMKELGMNAYLAVGQGSQNESLMSVMEYKGNPNADAKPIVLVGKGLTFDSGGISIKPAADMDEMKYDMCGAATVYGVMRVVAELKLPLNVVGVLAGCENMPGSRAFRPGDILTTMSGKTVEVLNTDAEGRLVLCDALTYVERFDPELVIDVATLTGACVIALGHHITGLLSNHNPLAHELITASEQAGDRAWRLPMGDEYDEQLQSNFADMANIGGRPGGAITAGVFLSHFAEKYNWAHLDIAGTAWRSGKNKGATGRPVSLLSQFLLNRAGLNGDD, from the coding sequence ATGGAGTTCAGTGTAAAAAGCGGTAGCCCGGAAAAACAGCGCAGTGCCTGTATTGTAGTCGGCGTTTTCGAACCTCGCCGCCTGTCACCTATGGCTGAACAGCTCGACAAGATCAGCAACGGGTACATCAGCGCCCTGCTCCGCCGCGGTGAACTGGAAGGAAAAGTGGGACAGACCCTGTTCCTGCACCATGTTCCAAACATTCTGTCCGAGCGTATCTTGCTGGTAGGCTGCGGTAAAGAACGTGAACTCGACGAGCGCCAGTATAAGCAGGTTATTCAGAAAACGATCAACGCCCTGAATGAAACCGGTTCTATGGAAGCCGTTTGCTTCCTCACCGAGCTTCACGTTAAAGGACGTAATACCTACTGGAAAGTTCGTCAGGCGGTAGAGACCTCAAAAGAGTCGCTCTACACCTTTGACCAGCTTAAAACCAACCGCGTTGAGCCGCGCCGTCCGCTGCGTAAAATGGTCTTTAACGTGCCGACTCGCCGTGAGCTTAACAGCGGTGACCGCGCCATTGCGCACGGTCTGGCAATCTCTTACGGCGTTAAAGCAGCCAAAGATTTGGGCAACATGCCGCCTAACATCTGTAACGCGGCTTACCTCGCCTCACAGGCGCGCCAGCTGGCCGACGCATTCAGCTCCAACATCACCACCCGCGTCATCGGCGAGCAGCAGATGAAAGAGCTGGGCATGAACGCCTACCTCGCCGTAGGTCAGGGTTCGCAAAACGAATCGTTGATGTCGGTGATGGAATATAAAGGTAATCCTAATGCCGACGCTAAGCCGATCGTGCTGGTGGGTAAAGGGCTGACCTTCGATTCCGGCGGTATCTCCATTAAGCCAGCGGCCGACATGGACGAAATGAAGTATGACATGTGCGGTGCAGCCACAGTCTACGGCGTGATGCGCGTTGTGGCCGAGCTGAAATTGCCGTTAAACGTGGTGGGCGTGTTGGCCGGTTGTGAAAACATGCCGGGCAGTCGCGCATTCCGTCCGGGCGACATTTTAACGACCATGTCAGGCAAAACCGTTGAAGTGCTGAATACCGACGCTGAAGGCCGTCTGGTGCTGTGCGACGCGTTGACCTACGTTGAGCGTTTCGACCCTGAGCTGGTCATAGACGTCGCCACGCTGACCGGCGCCTGCGTCATTGCGCTGGGTCATCACATCACCGGCCTGCTGTCTAACCACAATCCGCTGGCCCACGAGCTTATCACTGCCTCCGAACAGGCCGGTGACCGCGCGTGGCGTCTGCCGATGGGCGACGAGTACGACGAACAGCTGCAGTCCAACTTTGCCGATATGGCTAACATCGGCGGTCGTCCGGGCGGTGCGATTACCGCAGGCGTGTTCCTGTCGCACTTTGCAGAAAAGTACAACTGGGCGCACCTCGACATCGCCGGTACCGCTTGGCGTTCAGGCAAAAACAAAGGAGCAACGGGTCGCCCTGTTTCTCTGCTGTCCCAGTTCCTGTTGAACCGTGCTGGTCTTAACGGCGACGATTAA
- a CDS encoding DNA polymerase III subunit chi has translation MKQATFFLLDSPDAADGLSSHEALACQIAALRYRAGQRVLIACEDQPQAERLDEALWKRDADQFVPHNLAGEGPRFGAPVELCWPGKRGNAPRDLLISLLGQFADFATAFHEVVDFVPYEDSLKQLARDRYKAYRSVGFNLTTATPPAANTTTTD, from the coding sequence ATGAAACAGGCTACATTTTTTCTTCTCGACTCACCCGACGCCGCAGACGGGCTCAGCAGCCACGAGGCGCTGGCGTGCCAGATTGCCGCGCTGCGCTACCGTGCGGGTCAACGCGTGCTTATCGCCTGCGAAGATCAACCGCAGGCAGAGCGCTTGGATGAGGCGCTGTGGAAACGTGATGCCGACCAGTTTGTGCCACACAATCTGGCGGGAGAAGGCCCGAGATTTGGCGCCCCCGTCGAGCTTTGCTGGCCCGGAAAACGTGGAAATGCCCCGCGAGATTTGCTGATTAGCCTGCTTGGACAATTTGCAGATTTTGCCACCGCTTTCCATGAAGTGGTAGACTTCGTTCCTTACGAAGATTCTTTAAAGCAGCTGGCGCGCGATCGCTACAAAGCCTATCGCAGCGTCGGCTTCAATTTGACCACGGCGACACCGCCTGCGGCCAATACAACGACTACAGACTAA
- a CDS encoding valine--tRNA ligase codes for MDKTYNPQDIEQPLYEHWEEQGYFKPNGDTSKESFCIMIPPPNVTGSLHMGHAFQQTIMDAMIRYQRMQGKNTLWQAGTDHAGIATQMVVERKIAAEEGKTRKDYSREAFIDKIWEWKSESGGTITRQMRRLGDSVDWERERFTMDEGLSNAVREVFVRLYKEDLIYRGKRLVNWDPKLRTAISDLEVENRESKGSIWHLRYPLADGVKTADGKDYLVVATTRPETELGDAGVAVNPEDPRYKDLIGKEVLLPLVGRRIPILGDEHADMEKGTGCVKITPAHDFNDYEVGKRHGLPMINILTFDGDIRQTAEVFDTKGEESDACSNEIPEQIRGLERFAARKAVVAAFDELGLLEEIKPHDLTIPYGDRGGVVIEPMLTDQWYVRTAPLAKVAVEAVEQGEIQFVPKQYENMYFSWMRDIQDWCISRQLWWGHRIPAWYDAEGNVFVGRDEEEVRRENNLAADVVLSQDEDVLDTWFSSGLWTFSTLGWPNETPDLKAFHPSSVVVSGFDIIFFWIARMIMMTMHFVKDENGKPQVPFNTVYMTGLIRDDEGQKMSKSKGNVIDPLDMIDGISLEDLLEKRTGNMMQPQLAEKIRKRTEKQFPNGIEPHGTDALRFTLAALASTGRDINWDMKRLEGYRNFCNKLWNASRFVLMNTEDQDCGLNGGERQLSLADRWILAEYNRTVKIYREALDSYRFDLAASILYEFTWNQFCDWYLELTKPVMNGGTEAQLRGTRNTLVEVLEGLLRLAHPIIPFITETIWQSVKPLKGITADTIMLQPFPEFSADKADESALVDLEWIKQAIIAIRNVRAEMNIAPGKPLELLLRGASADAQRRVEQNLSFIKSLARLESITVLAAGDKGPVSVTKLVEGAELLIPMAGLVDKEAELERLTKEIAKLDAEVERIEAKLSNEGFVARAPEAVVAKERERLQACAEAKIKIQEQQVTIAAL; via the coding sequence ATGGATAAGACATATAACCCGCAAGATATCGAGCAACCGCTTTACGAGCACTGGGAAGAACAGGGCTATTTCAAGCCTAACGGTGATACCAGTAAGGAAAGCTTCTGCATCATGATCCCGCCGCCGAACGTTACCGGTAGCTTGCATATGGGTCATGCTTTCCAGCAAACCATCATGGACGCCATGATCCGCTATCAGCGCATGCAGGGTAAAAATACCCTGTGGCAGGCGGGGACCGACCATGCCGGTATTGCCACTCAGATGGTAGTAGAGCGCAAAATCGCTGCAGAAGAAGGCAAGACGCGTAAAGATTACAGTCGTGAAGCCTTTATCGACAAAATCTGGGAGTGGAAATCAGAATCGGGCGGCACCATCACGCGCCAGATGCGCCGTCTCGGCGACTCCGTCGACTGGGAGCGCGAGCGCTTCACCATGGACGAAGGCCTGTCTAACGCCGTTCGAGAAGTGTTTGTTCGCCTGTATAAAGAGGACCTGATTTACCGTGGCAAACGCCTGGTAAACTGGGACCCGAAACTGCGCACCGCGATCTCTGACCTCGAAGTTGAAAACCGCGAATCGAAAGGGTCCATCTGGCACCTGCGTTATCCATTGGCTGACGGCGTTAAAACGGCCGACGGTAAAGACTATCTGGTGGTAGCCACCACCCGCCCGGAAACCGAACTCGGCGATGCCGGCGTGGCGGTTAACCCGGAAGATCCGCGCTATAAAGACTTGATCGGTAAAGAAGTTCTTCTGCCGCTGGTAGGTCGCCGTATTCCTATCCTCGGTGACGAACACGCCGACATGGAAAAAGGCACCGGCTGCGTAAAAATCACCCCTGCCCATGACTTTAACGACTATGAAGTTGGTAAACGTCACGGCCTGCCGATGATTAACATCCTGACTTTCGACGGCGACATTCGCCAGACCGCTGAAGTGTTCGACACCAAAGGCGAAGAAAGCGACGCGTGCAGCAACGAAATTCCTGAGCAGATCCGTGGCCTTGAGCGCTTTGCCGCGCGGAAAGCCGTCGTGGCCGCGTTTGACGAGCTGGGCCTGTTGGAAGAGATTAAACCTCACGACCTGACTATTCCTTATGGCGATCGCGGCGGCGTGGTCATTGAGCCGATGCTGACCGACCAGTGGTATGTGCGAACTGCACCGTTGGCCAAAGTGGCGGTTGAGGCGGTTGAGCAAGGCGAGATCCAGTTCGTACCTAAACAGTACGAAAACATGTATTTCAGCTGGATGCGCGACATTCAGGACTGGTGTATCTCTCGCCAGTTGTGGTGGGGTCACCGCATCCCGGCCTGGTACGACGCCGAGGGCAATGTTTTCGTCGGCCGTGACGAAGAAGAAGTGCGCCGCGAGAACAACCTTGCCGCAGACGTGGTTCTGAGCCAGGACGAAGACGTGCTCGACACCTGGTTCTCCTCCGGCCTGTGGACCTTCTCGACGCTGGGCTGGCCAAACGAGACGCCGGATCTGAAAGCCTTCCACCCATCAAGCGTGGTAGTGAGCGGATTTGACATCATCTTCTTCTGGATTGCCCGCATGATCATGATGACCATGCACTTCGTGAAAGACGAAAACGGCAAACCACAGGTTCCGTTCAATACCGTTTATATGACTGGCCTGATCCGCGACGACGAAGGACAGAAAATGTCCAAGTCAAAAGGTAACGTTATCGATCCCCTGGATATGATCGACGGTATCTCGCTGGAAGACCTGCTGGAAAAACGCACCGGCAACATGATGCAGCCGCAGCTGGCGGAAAAAATTCGCAAGCGCACCGAGAAGCAGTTCCCGAACGGGATTGAACCGCACGGCACCGACGCCCTGCGCTTTACCCTGGCGGCGCTGGCCTCAACCGGTCGCGACATCAACTGGGACATGAAGCGTCTTGAAGGCTACCGCAACTTCTGTAACAAACTTTGGAACGCCAGCCGCTTTGTGCTGATGAATACCGAAGACCAGGACTGTGGCCTGAACGGCGGCGAACGCCAGCTGTCTCTGGCGGACCGTTGGATCCTTGCCGAATACAATCGCACGGTGAAAATCTACCGTGAAGCGTTGGACAGCTATCGCTTTGACCTGGCGGCCAGCATTCTGTATGAGTTCACCTGGAACCAGTTCTGCGACTGGTATCTGGAGCTGACCAAGCCGGTCATGAACGGCGGCACTGAAGCACAGCTTCGCGGCACCCGTAATACGCTGGTTGAAGTACTCGAAGGCTTGCTGCGCCTGGCGCACCCAATTATTCCGTTCATTACCGAAACCATCTGGCAGAGCGTTAAACCGCTGAAAGGCATCACCGCAGACACCATTATGCTGCAACCTTTCCCAGAGTTTTCGGCCGACAAAGCCGATGAAAGCGCATTGGTCGATCTCGAATGGATCAAGCAGGCAATCATTGCTATTCGTAACGTGCGTGCCGAAATGAACATTGCGCCGGGTAAACCTCTCGAGCTGCTGTTGCGCGGTGCCAGCGCTGATGCACAGCGTCGTGTAGAGCAGAACCTGAGCTTTATCAAATCACTGGCGCGTTTGGAATCAATCACCGTGCTGGCGGCGGGCGATAAAGGACCGGTTTCTGTGACTAAGCTAGTTGAAGGTGCAGAGCTGCTGATCCCGATGGCCGGTTTGGTAGATAAAGAGGCCGAGCTTGAGCGTTTGACTAAAGAGATAGCCAAGCTGGATGCAGAAGTCGAACGCATTGAAGCCAAGCTCTCAAACGAAGGCTTTGTGGCGCGTGCGCCAGAAGCTGTAGTCGCTAAAGAGCGCGAAAGACTGCAGGCCTGTGCCGAAGCCAAGATTAAGATTCAGGAACAACAGGTTACCATCGCCGCGCTGTAA
- a CDS encoding GNAT family N-acetyltransferase produces the protein MTTAVIDSTQQDVVVRRITCDDNAAIAQVIRQVSAEFGLTADKGYTVADPNLDILCEIYSQPRSAYWVVELNGKIAGGGGVAPLIGEADDICELQKMYFMSSLRGKGLAKRLALQAMAYAKDQGFTRCYLETTASLTQAIALYEHLGFEHIDGALGSTGHVDCEVTMLKPL, from the coding sequence ATGACGACAGCTGTGATCGACTCAACACAACAAGATGTCGTGGTGCGACGCATCACCTGTGATGACAATGCCGCGATCGCCCAGGTTATTCGTCAAGTATCCGCCGAGTTTGGCCTAACCGCCGACAAAGGCTATACGGTAGCCGACCCCAATCTGGATATTCTTTGCGAAATTTACAGTCAGCCACGCAGTGCCTACTGGGTTGTAGAACTCAACGGCAAGATAGCGGGCGGCGGCGGCGTTGCCCCGTTAATCGGTGAAGCCGACGATATCTGCGAACTGCAGAAGATGTATTTTATGTCCAGCCTGCGCGGGAAAGGCCTGGCCAAGCGACTGGCGCTGCAGGCCATGGCCTACGCGAAAGATCAAGGTTTTACCCGCTGTTATCTCGAAACCACCGCCAGCCTGACCCAGGCCATAGCGCTGTATGAGCATCTCGGCTTTGAACACATTGACGGCGCGCTCGGCAGCACCGGTCACGTTGACTGCGAAGTCACCATGCTGAAACCGCTTTAA
- the rraB gene encoding ribonuclease E inhibitor RraB: protein MANRELLDEQRNETRLIIEELLEDGSDPDALYTIEHHFSCEKFDVLERAAVEAFKLGYEVTDAEELEIEDGSVVMCCDVISEVALNAELIDTQVEQLVALAEANGVNYDGWGTYFEDPNGEDGDDEDDEDDEEEDEHAAPKNIVDKDDDGKRH, encoded by the coding sequence ATGGCAAACCGTGAATTGCTAGACGAACAACGTAATGAGACCCGCTTGATCATTGAAGAGCTGTTGGAAGACGGCAGCGATCCTGACGCGCTTTACACTATCGAGCATCATTTCTCCTGTGAGAAATTCGACGTTCTGGAGCGAGCAGCGGTAGAGGCCTTCAAGCTGGGCTATGAAGTGACAGACGCAGAAGAGCTGGAAATTGAAGACGGCTCGGTGGTGATGTGCTGTGATGTGATAAGCGAAGTGGCGCTTAATGCAGAACTCATCGACACGCAGGTTGAGCAGCTGGTAGCACTGGCAGAAGCCAACGGCGTGAACTACGACGGTTGGGGCACTTACTTTGAAGACCCGAACGGCGAAGACGGCGACGATGAAGATGATGAAGACGACGAAGAAGAAGACGAACACGCTGCGCCTAAAAACATTGTTGATAAAGACGACGACGGCAAACGCCACTAA
- the argF gene encoding ornithine carbamoyltransferase: protein MSLLSKRHFLRLLDFTPSEIDTLLTLSAELKTAKKNGSEKPYLKGKNIALIFEKDSTRTRCSFEVAAYDQGAQVTYLGPSGSQIGHKESMKDTARVLGRMYDGIQYRGFGQEIVETLAEHAGVPVWNGLTNEFHPTQLLADLLTMQEHLPGKTLGQMSLAYLGDARNNMGNSLLEAAALCGLDLRLVAPSACWPDAELVASCQQLAQQNGGSITLTEDIDAGVKGADFLYTDVWVSMGEPKEVWKERINLLRPYQVNMAMVAKTGNPAVKFLHCLPAFHDDQTTLGRQMAEEYDLKGGMEVSDEVFESTLSVVFDQAENRMHTIKAVMVATLGTI from the coding sequence ATGAGTCTGTTAAGTAAACGCCATTTTCTTAGGCTGCTGGATTTTACCCCGTCAGAAATTGACACCTTGTTAACGCTCTCCGCCGAGTTAAAAACTGCCAAGAAAAACGGCAGCGAGAAGCCTTACCTCAAAGGGAAGAACATAGCGCTCATCTTCGAAAAAGACTCTACCCGCACCCGATGCTCTTTCGAAGTTGCCGCTTATGATCAGGGCGCACAGGTCACCTACCTCGGCCCGAGCGGCAGCCAGATTGGCCATAAAGAGTCGATGAAAGACACCGCGCGCGTGTTGGGCAGAATGTACGACGGTATCCAATATCGCGGTTTTGGCCAGGAAATTGTCGAAACGCTGGCCGAACATGCGGGCGTGCCGGTCTGGAACGGACTGACTAATGAATTCCACCCTACCCAACTTTTAGCCGATCTGCTGACCATGCAAGAGCATCTACCGGGCAAAACGCTGGGGCAAATGTCGCTGGCGTATTTGGGCGATGCGCGCAACAACATGGGCAACTCGCTGCTTGAAGCGGCGGCACTGTGCGGCCTGGACCTGCGTCTGGTTGCACCCTCAGCCTGCTGGCCCGATGCCGAACTGGTCGCAAGCTGCCAGCAATTGGCTCAGCAAAACGGCGGGTCTATAACCCTTACTGAAGATATCGATGCTGGCGTCAAGGGCGCGGACTTCCTCTACACTGACGTTTGGGTCTCAATGGGCGAACCCAAAGAAGTGTGGAAAGAACGCATCAATCTGCTGCGGCCTTACCAGGTGAATATGGCGATGGTGGCGAAAACCGGCAATCCTGCGGTTAAATTCCTGCACTGCCTGCCTGCTTTCCACGATGACCAAACCACCCTTGGCCGCCAGATGGCAGAAGAGTACGATTTGAAAGGCGGCATGGAAGTGTCTGACGAAGTGTTTGAGTCGACGCTCAGCGTGGTATTCGATCAGGCTGAAAACCGCATGCACACCATTAAAGCCGTAATGGTTGCCACCTTAGGCACAATTTGA
- a CDS encoding alpha-amylase family glycosyl hydrolase, whose translation MGAVNPEFVLRLESLLSRVYPKEHIGDLIKKILHLGEKWNYGAHRSQQWVDGTNIYLITYGDTISQPDKPPLATLNHFAHQHLSDSISDIHILPMYPYSSDDGFSVIDYRRIDDHLGGWSDIHHLAANFNLMFDCVINHISRSSDWLKGYINDEPYYRDYFIEANPELDYSRVVRPRASPLLTPFIKADGTELYLWTTFSEDQIDINFKNPQVLLESIDVILQYAASGGQSIRLDAIGYIWKEMGTTCIHRPQAHNIIKLWRTILDEVIPGTRIITETNVPHHENISYFGEGDEAHMVYQFALPPLTLHAFLRQDTRTLTQWAQGLNAEAHYPKTTYFNFLSSHDGIGLRPTETFLDDNERKYLAQETQRKEGRVSYKDNGDGTHSPYELNINYLSAITEVDDSIELKASKFLAAQALLLSFMGVPAIYIHSLLGSENDLEGMHQSGLSRRINRKKLQLDEVEKELTQRGSLRSVVFNGIKKLIAIRRTRPAFSPQAGQRVFELGDKLFALERYDPKSENRISCIFNISGQSQTFKLAVEGKDLIAGEPFTGQMRLQPWQVVWIEHKLKAPERLGRLRRWRKKIFISLKRSEANRLLTGRPRKAKR comes from the coding sequence ATGGGTGCAGTGAATCCTGAGTTCGTGCTTCGCCTGGAAAGCTTGCTGAGCAGGGTCTATCCCAAAGAACACATTGGCGATCTGATAAAAAAAATCCTGCACCTCGGCGAGAAATGGAACTACGGTGCGCATCGTTCACAGCAGTGGGTCGACGGCACCAATATTTATCTCATCACCTATGGCGACACAATTTCGCAACCGGACAAGCCGCCGCTCGCCACGCTTAATCACTTCGCCCACCAGCACTTAAGCGACAGCATCAGCGATATTCATATTTTACCGATGTACCCTTACAGCTCCGACGACGGATTCAGCGTCATTGACTACCGGCGCATCGACGACCATCTCGGCGGCTGGAGCGACATTCACCACCTTGCCGCCAACTTTAACCTGATGTTTGACTGTGTTATCAATCATATATCCCGCTCAAGCGACTGGCTGAAAGGCTACATCAACGACGAGCCTTACTACCGCGACTATTTCATCGAGGCCAATCCGGAGCTGGACTACAGCCGCGTCGTGCGTCCTCGCGCCTCTCCGCTGCTGACGCCGTTTATCAAAGCCGACGGCACCGAACTGTATTTGTGGACCACGTTTAGCGAAGATCAAATCGACATCAATTTTAAAAATCCACAGGTGCTGCTCGAAAGCATCGATGTCATATTGCAATATGCGGCAAGCGGCGGGCAGTCGATTCGCCTTGATGCCATTGGCTACATTTGGAAGGAAATGGGCACCACCTGCATACATCGGCCGCAGGCGCATAACATCATCAAGCTGTGGCGCACTATTCTCGACGAGGTGATCCCCGGCACGCGCATCATTACCGAAACCAACGTGCCGCACCACGAGAATATTAGCTACTTTGGTGAAGGCGATGAAGCGCACATGGTTTATCAGTTCGCCCTGCCGCCGCTCACGCTGCACGCCTTCCTGCGTCAGGATACCCGCACGTTGACCCAGTGGGCGCAGGGCCTGAACGCCGAAGCGCACTATCCCAAGACCACCTATTTTAACTTCCTCTCCAGCCACGACGGCATTGGTTTACGCCCCACCGAGACGTTCCTTGATGACAACGAACGAAAATATTTGGCACAGGAGACGCAGCGCAAAGAGGGGCGAGTCTCCTATAAAGACAACGGCGACGGCACCCATTCGCCGTATGAGCTGAATATTAATTATCTCAGTGCTATCACCGAAGTGGACGACAGCATTGAGCTTAAGGCGAGCAAGTTTCTGGCCGCGCAGGCTTTGTTGCTATCGTTTATGGGCGTTCCGGCGATTTATATTCACAGCCTGCTCGGCAGTGAAAACGACCTTGAAGGCATGCATCAGTCCGGCCTGAGTCGACGGATAAACCGCAAGAAACTCCAGCTCGATGAGGTTGAAAAAGAACTGACGCAGCGGGGATCACTGCGGTCTGTCGTGTTTAACGGCATCAAAAAACTGATCGCTATTAGGCGTACACGCCCGGCGTTTTCTCCTCAGGCCGGTCAGCGGGTGTTTGAACTGGGTGACAAACTGTTTGCCCTGGAGCGTTATGACCCCAAATCGGAGAACCGTATCAGCTGTATTTTCAACATCAGCGGCCAATCGCAGACTTTTAAACTGGCTGTTGAAGGTAAAGACTTGATTGCCGGCGAACCGTTTACCGGCCAGATGCGCCTTCAGCCGTGGCAGGTGGTGTGGATAGAGCATAAGCTTAAAGCGCCAGAGCGACTGGGCAGACTGCGCCGCTGGCGGAAAAAGATTTTTATCTCGCTAAAAAGGTCTGAAGCCAACCGATTGCTTACTGGCCGTCCCCGTAAAGCAAAAAGGTGA
- the pyrB gene encoding aspartate carbamoyltransferase, producing the protein MANPLYQKHIISINDLSREELELVLDTAASLKANPQPELLKHKVIASCFFEASTRTRLSFESAVHRLGASVVGFADGSNTSAGKKGETLADTTSVISTYVDAIVMRHPQEGAARLATEFSGGIPILNAGDGANQHPTQTLLDLFTIQETQGRLDNIKIAMVGDLKYGRTVHSLAQALAKFNGNRFYFIAPDALAMPEYILNLLKEKGIEYSLHETIDEVVPELDILYMTRVQKERLDPSEYANVKAQFILRAADLANAQPHLKVLHPLPRVDEITTDVDSTPYAFYFQQAGNGIYARQALLALVLNADTAQ; encoded by the coding sequence ATGGCTAATCCGCTGTACCAAAAACACATTATTTCAATTAACGATCTCAGCCGTGAAGAGCTGGAGCTGGTGTTAGACACGGCCGCCAGTTTAAAAGCCAATCCACAGCCTGAGCTGTTAAAACATAAGGTGATAGCCAGTTGCTTTTTCGAAGCGTCCACCCGTACCCGCCTGTCGTTCGAGAGCGCTGTCCATCGCCTTGGTGCCTCTGTCGTGGGTTTTGCCGACGGCAGCAATACCTCTGCAGGCAAGAAAGGCGAGACGCTGGCAGACACTACCTCGGTTATCAGCACGTATGTCGATGCGATTGTAATGCGTCATCCGCAGGAAGGGGCAGCGCGTCTGGCGACCGAATTCTCCGGCGGCATTCCTATCCTCAACGCCGGTGACGGTGCTAACCAGCATCCGACTCAGACCCTGCTCGACCTGTTTACGATTCAGGAAACGCAGGGTCGCCTCGACAACATTAAAATCGCCATGGTCGGTGACCTGAAATATGGCCGTACTGTGCACAGCCTGGCGCAGGCGCTGGCGAAATTTAACGGCAACCGTTTCTACTTTATTGCGCCGGACGCGCTGGCCATGCCGGAGTACATTCTCAATCTGCTCAAAGAGAAAGGCATTGAATACAGCCTGCATGAAACCATTGATGAAGTGGTGCCAGAGCTGGATATTCTGTATATGACGCGCGTACAGAAAGAGCGTCTGGACCCGTCGGAGTATGCCAACGTCAAAGCGCAGTTTATTTTGCGCGCCGCCGATTTAGCCAATGCCCAACCCCATTTGAAAGTGCTGCACCCGCTGCCGCGCGTTGACGAAATCACCACCGACGTTGACAGCACGCCCTACGCTTTCTATTTCCAGCAGGCCGGTAACGGGATTTATGCCCGTCAGGCGTTGTTGGCACTGGTTCTAAACGCAGACACCGCACAATAA
- the pyrI gene encoding aspartate carbamoyltransferase regulatory subunit, which translates to MTQDNKLQVEAIKCGTVIDHIPAQIGFKLLSLFKLTETDQRITIGLNLPSNELGRKDIIKIENTFLTEQQVNQLAVYAPHATVNRIDDYVVVKKLQPSLPDRIEGVLRCPNGNCISRFEPVTSSFAVKNRHGEVHLQCKYCEKEFEHQVVLNN; encoded by the coding sequence ATGACGCAAGATAACAAACTCCAGGTAGAAGCCATTAAATGCGGCACGGTTATTGACCATATTCCCGCGCAGATTGGCTTTAAGCTGCTGTCATTGTTTAAACTGACCGAAACCGATCAGCGCATCACCATCGGTCTGAACCTGCCCTCAAACGAGCTGGGTCGCAAAGACATTATTAAAATCGAAAACACCTTTCTGACCGAACAACAGGTTAACCAGCTGGCGGTGTATGCACCTCATGCCACGGTAAACCGTATTGATGATTATGTGGTGGTGAAGAAGCTGCAGCCGAGCTTGCCCGACCGCATCGAGGGGGTACTGCGCTGCCCTAATGGTAACTGCATCAGTCGTTTTGAGCCGGTCACTTCCAGCTTTGCCGTTAAGAATCGCCACGGCGAAGTCCATTTGCAGTGTAAATACTGTGAGAAAGAGTTCGAACATCAAGTTGTTTTGAACAACTAA
- the ridA gene encoding 2-iminobutanoate/2-iminopropanoate deaminase codes for MSREISTENAPAAIGPYVQGVDLGSMIITSGQIPVDPKTGNVAEDIAAQARQSLENVQAIVEAAGLKVSDIVKTTVFVKDLNDFATVNATYEAFFTEHSAPFPARSCVEVARLPKDVKIEIEAIAIRR; via the coding sequence ATGTCTCGCGAAATCAGCACAGAAAACGCACCAGCGGCAATTGGTCCTTACGTCCAGGGCGTCGATCTCGGCAGCATGATCATCACTTCCGGCCAGATCCCTGTTGATCCAAAAACCGGCAACGTAGCCGAAGACATCGCTGCTCAGGCGCGCCAGTCACTCGAAAACGTGCAGGCCATCGTCGAAGCCGCAGGTCTGAAAGTCTCCGATATTGTTAAAACCACCGTTTTCGTTAAAGATCTCAACGACTTCGCCACCGTTAACGCGACCTATGAAGCATTCTTTACCGAGCACAGTGCTCCTTTCCCAGCGCGCTCATGCGTTGAAGTTGCTCGTCTGCCTAAAGACGTTAAAATCGAGATTGAAGCTATCGCCATTCGTCGCTAA